A single region of the Ornithodoros turicata isolate Travis unplaced genomic scaffold, ASM3712646v1 Chromosome25, whole genome shotgun sequence genome encodes:
- the LOC135373434 gene encoding uncharacterized protein LOC135373434, giving the protein MPTHCCVPLCKQRGTKDSDGNKVSFHRFPNDETLYKKWIIAIKRDEGKDFQVTKCTKVCSKHFRACDFIPGVASGHNLLRDTAVPSVFAFSKPCKVRKPPKQRAALPQQFARRQEQVSADQYSFDSPDLPEGIFMHTDEEAVCSVEQTGQDILDAQDTVCLMDAIKEKDTEISKLRHECDSLKEQLKAARAAVHELQAQNLSLECQLEEEKGRTSSFAIERFKDSNEDIMLYTGLPSYGHFEALQVYLHPGENGYNVLRSEDASTARSAAGRKRKLSPENELFLVLVRLRLGLLEADLAHRFSITQSTVSRICTSWINFLYVKLSALPLWPPREVINATMPPQFAEKYASTRVILDATEIRCEVPSSLSLQSSTYSSYKSSNTFKGLIGVSPNGLVTFVSELFTGSTSDRECVLRSGFLDLDFEQNDSVMADKGFVIADLLEKRAVKLNIPPFLNGGTFSTDEVMQTKEIASLRIHVERRIQRIKGYHIFDKPIPLTMAPLINQMWTVAAILTNFQSDLIQA; this is encoded by the exons ATGCCCACGCACTGCTGCGTTCCGTTGTGTAAACAACGTGGAACCAAAGATAGCGACGGGAACAAG GTGTCCTTTCACCGTTTTCCAAATGATGAGACACTGTACAAGAAGTGGATTATTGCCATCAAGCGAGATGAAGGCAAGGACTTCCAAGTTACGAAATGCACCAAAGTATGCTCCAAGCATTTTCGAGCATGTGACTTCATTCCTGGAGTTGCCAGCGGCCACAACCTGCTTAGAGACACAGCTGTCCCATCAGTGTTTGCGTTCAGCAAGCCATGCAAAGTTCGGAAGCCTCCAAAGCAACGTGCAGCACTCCCGCAGCAGTTTGCCAGGCGACAGGAACAAGTGTCAGCGGACCAATATTCATTTGACAGCCCTGACCTGCCAGAAGGAATTTTCATGCATACTGACGAGGAGGCGGTGTGTTCAGTTGAACAGACTGGTCAGGACATCTTGGATGCACAGGACACTGTGTGTCTCATGGATGCCATCAAAGAGAAGGACACTGAAATATCGAAACTTCGTCATGAATGTGACAGCTTGAAGGAACAGCTGAAAGCAGCTAGGGCTGCTGTCCATGAGCTTCAAGCACAGAACCTATCCCTCGAATGCCAacttgaagaagaaaaaggacgaACGTCCAGTTTTGCCATTGAACGATTCAAGGACTCCAATGAAGACATAATGTTATATACTGGTTTGCCAAGTTACGGACACTTCGAGGCCCTGCAGGTTTACCTGCACCCTGGGGAAAATGGCTATAATGTTCTACGCAGCGAGGATGCTAGCACCGCAAGATCTGCTGCAGGCCGCAAGAGGAAGCTAAGCCCTGAGAACGAACTTTTCCTTGTGCTTGTTAGATTGCGCCTTGGTCTACTTGAGGCTGACCTGGCTCACAGGTTTTCCATAACACAATCTACAGTTTCAAGGATCTGCACATCGTGGATCAACTTCCTGTACGTTAAGCTGTCTGCCTTGCCACTGTGGCCACCAAGGGAAGTGATCAACGCAACAATGCCACCTCAGTTTGCTGAAAAGTATGCTTCTACGCGAGTGATCTTGGATGCAACGGAAATACGCTGTGAAGTGCCATCATCTCTATCACTCCAATCCAGTACTTATTCATCGTACAAATCTTCAAACACTTTCAAAGGTCTTATTGGAGTTTCACCAAATGGTCTTGTAACTTTTGTGTCAGAGCTGTTTACAGGATCCACATCGGACAGAGAATGTGTCTTACGGAGCGGTTTTCTAGACCTTGACTTTGAACAAAATGACTCTGTCATGGCTGACAAAGGGTTTGTCATTGCAGACCTGTTGGAAAAGAGGGCGGTAAAGCTAAACATCCCTCCCTTCCTGAATGGTGGCACATTTTCAACTGATGAAGTGATGCAAACGAAAGAGATTGCTTCACTACGCATTCACGTAGAGCGCCGGATCCAGCGCATCAAAGGTTACCACATTTTTGACAAACCGATCCCACTTACCATGGCTCCACTCATTAACCAAATGTGGACCGTAGCAGCAATCCTAACAAATTTTCAAAGTGACCTAATTCAAGCCTAG